A window of Cohnella herbarum contains these coding sequences:
- a CDS encoding SGNH/GDSL hydrolase family protein: protein MSGAGRKDENQADKNLRIGGISGLDLKWLSALEAPFRVTGLPWLDRDGIYRRLPVNPSHAIRPEVDRLANYTTGVQVRFRTDSPNLYVRVKLVDSYSMYQMAATGQCGVDCYIGTIGDQRYINTSRFDFTQAEYESVLFDSLAREMRDITLNLPLYQGVQELSIGVDSSSEIAAFPGFPIDKKVLLYGTSITHGACATRPGMAYPNILSRMFPLEFVNLGFSGNAQGEPELAHLIGLIESPGLLILDYEANTPSTERLAESLPEFIRIYRDRHPDVPILVLSQICLAREAFDGELTSRREERKRIQREEVERRRSAGDRNVHFFDGALLLGEDPQDCTTDGIHPSDLGYDRMATTLRPVIAELLNAVIEQQTGRDDGKWNEQIRSKG, encoded by the coding sequence ATGAGCGGGGCAGGTCGCAAGGACGAGAACCAAGCAGACAAGAATTTGAGGATAGGCGGTATATCGGGTTTGGACTTGAAATGGTTGTCGGCGCTGGAAGCGCCGTTCCGCGTGACGGGCTTGCCTTGGCTGGACCGGGATGGCATCTACCGTAGGTTGCCCGTGAATCCTAGCCATGCTATTCGGCCTGAAGTGGATAGGTTGGCGAATTATACGACCGGCGTTCAAGTCCGTTTTCGGACGGATTCCCCGAATCTATACGTGCGGGTGAAGTTAGTGGACTCCTATAGCATGTATCAGATGGCCGCTACGGGTCAATGCGGCGTGGATTGTTATATTGGGACGATCGGAGACCAGCGGTATATCAATACTTCGCGGTTCGACTTTACCCAAGCGGAGTATGAATCCGTACTGTTCGATTCGCTTGCGAGGGAGATGCGAGATATTACACTGAATCTCCCCTTATATCAAGGAGTACAAGAACTGAGCATCGGCGTCGATTCCTCTTCGGAGATCGCAGCCTTCCCGGGTTTTCCCATCGATAAGAAGGTACTCCTCTATGGAACATCGATTACGCACGGTGCATGCGCGACCCGACCAGGCATGGCTTATCCTAATATTCTAAGCCGGATGTTTCCGCTGGAATTCGTGAATCTAGGATTCTCCGGCAACGCGCAAGGGGAGCCGGAGCTCGCCCATTTGATCGGCCTGATCGAGTCGCCCGGATTGCTGATTCTGGATTACGAAGCCAACACGCCGAGTACAGAGCGACTCGCCGAGTCATTGCCCGAATTTATCCGGATCTATCGCGACCGCCATCCCGACGTTCCGATTCTCGTACTGTCGCAAATTTGTCTGGCGAGAGAAGCGTTCGACGGAGAACTGACTTCCCGTAGGGAAGAGCGCAAGCGGATTCAGCGCGAAGAGGTCGAGCGGCGGCGGTCGGCGGGAGATCGCAACGTTCATTTCTTCGACGGCGCGTTGCTGCTTGGCGAGGATCCCCAGGATTGCACGACGGACGGCATACATCCGTCCGACTTGGGATACGACCGCATGGCGACGACTCTTCGACCCGTCATTGCCGAGCTGCTGAATGCCGTCATCGAACAACAAACGGGAAGGGACGACGGGAAATGGAACGAGCAAATCCGATCAAAAGGCTAA
- a CDS encoding Gfo/Idh/MocA family protein, which translates to MKKLKVGVIGVGEVAQIIHLPILESLPELYEMVAFCDISPKLLAKMGQKYRVGNLYPNAAEMFEQTELDAVFVLNNMEYHTDCTVAALQRNIHVFVEKPMCVTEEEVQAIIQARDASNAHVMVGYMRRFAPAYLRALEEVRTLGPINYARIRDIIGPNAFFTSQSGTRVYRFDDIPAEAVQDRKTRNARLMREAIGDQSPETYAAYGLLLGLNSHDISAMREMLGVPRSVKAVVSSHGGRFKTAILEFDGYHAVFETGVDQQGRFDAHIEVYGEKKSVLVQYDTPYLRQLPTTLRIRETFGDGLEETVVRPTYKDAYTCELEYFHQVAAAGMPPKTTPEDYLQDLAIFKMMMDAIK; encoded by the coding sequence ATGAAGAAGTTGAAAGTCGGCGTTATCGGCGTTGGTGAAGTAGCCCAGATCATACATTTGCCCATTCTGGAATCGCTGCCGGAGCTTTACGAGATGGTTGCGTTTTGCGATATTTCACCGAAGCTGCTCGCGAAGATGGGACAGAAGTATCGGGTCGGGAACCTGTATCCGAATGCCGCGGAGATGTTCGAACAGACCGAACTGGATGCCGTATTCGTACTGAATAATATGGAATACCATACCGATTGTACCGTGGCGGCATTGCAAAGAAACATTCACGTATTCGTCGAGAAGCCGATGTGCGTGACCGAGGAGGAAGTTCAAGCGATTATCCAAGCGCGGGATGCCTCGAACGCCCATGTGATGGTCGGCTACATGAGACGGTTCGCGCCGGCTTATCTTCGGGCATTGGAAGAAGTCCGGACGCTGGGGCCAATCAATTATGCGAGGATACGGGATATTATAGGTCCGAACGCTTTCTTCACAAGCCAATCGGGTACTCGAGTATACCGCTTCGACGATATCCCGGCCGAAGCCGTCCAGGATCGCAAGACGAGGAATGCCCGTCTCATGAGGGAAGCCATCGGCGACCAGTCCCCCGAGACTTATGCCGCATACGGCCTGTTGCTAGGTTTGAATAGTCATGATATCTCCGCGATGCGGGAGATGCTCGGAGTTCCCAGAAGCGTGAAGGCGGTCGTATCCTCGCACGGAGGCAGATTCAAAACCGCGATTCTGGAGTTCGATGGTTATCATGCGGTCTTTGAGACCGGCGTAGATCAGCAAGGACGTTTCGATGCTCACATTGAGGTGTACGGGGAGAAAAAATCGGTTCTCGTTCAATATGATACGCCTTACCTGCGGCAATTGCCGACAACGCTGCGGATCAGGGAGACGTTCGGGGATGGCCTGGAGGAGACGGTCGTCCGCCCTACGTACAAGGACGCTTATACGTGCGAGCTCGAGTATTTTCACCAAGTGGCCGCGGCGGGAATGCCTCCCAAGACGACGCCGGAAGATTACTTGCAGGATCTAGCCATATTCAAAATGATGATGGATGCCATCAAGTAG